A single region of the Salipaludibacillus sp. LMS25 genome encodes:
- a CDS encoding aminotransferase class I/II-fold pyridoxal phosphate-dependent enzyme has product MHQLANELNDTIKSKNRIIYKMLSDLGKEMFYPKGILTQSEEANEKANNINATIGTATEDNKPMYLESIKKKLPDLDPNDIFPYVSPSGLMELREAWKDKLESDNSLAKAHISLPIVTNAITHGLSIVADLFCNPDDIVILPDMLWGNYRMTFEVRRNAKFSTYKFFDEENKLNISGLDAELGKVKKDKVIVLLNFPNNPTGYTPTVDEANKVVDTLLKYANLGKEIVVVVDDAYYGLFYEDSIKTSIFFKLINKHSNILPIKLDGATKEHFVWGLRVGFLTLPLFENELVNQALELKIKGIIRSTISSGSHPSQTIVLDALKNPDFEAERKSKFEILKKRAVRVKSILNKEEKFNEYFTYYPFNSGYFMCLKLHSTNAEKLRLLLLDEYGIGTIAISHTDLRIAFSSVEECQLETLFNHIYEAAKKIESVR; this is encoded by the coding sequence ATGCATCAATTAGCCAATGAATTAAACGATACTATTAAAAGTAAAAATAGAATAATCTACAAAATGCTATCAGATTTAGGAAAAGAAATGTTCTATCCTAAAGGCATATTAACTCAGTCCGAGGAGGCAAATGAAAAAGCGAATAATATTAACGCAACTATTGGAACGGCAACTGAGGATAACAAACCGATGTATTTAGAGAGTATTAAAAAGAAATTACCCGATCTAGACCCTAACGATATATTTCCATACGTCTCTCCAAGTGGATTAATGGAATTAAGGGAAGCATGGAAAGATAAATTGGAAAGCGATAATTCCCTTGCAAAAGCCCATATCTCTCTTCCTATTGTTACAAATGCGATAACACATGGATTAAGCATTGTTGCGGATTTGTTTTGTAATCCTGATGATATAGTTATCCTTCCAGATATGTTATGGGGTAACTATAGGATGACTTTTGAGGTTAGAAGAAACGCTAAATTTTCAACTTATAAATTCTTTGATGAAGAGAACAAGCTAAATATTAGTGGGCTTGATGCTGAGCTTGGAAAAGTAAAGAAAGATAAAGTAATAGTCTTGCTAAACTTTCCAAATAACCCAACAGGATATACCCCTACAGTTGATGAAGCAAATAAAGTAGTTGATACTTTGCTCAAGTATGCAAATTTAGGTAAGGAAATAGTAGTAGTAGTAGATGATGCTTATTATGGTCTTTTTTATGAGGATAGTATTAAAACATCAATTTTCTTTAAGCTTATAAATAAACACTCAAATATATTACCAATTAAACTTGATGGAGCAACAAAGGAGCATTTTGTATGGGGGTTAAGGGTTGGTTTTTTAACCTTACCGCTTTTTGAAAATGAATTAGTAAATCAGGCTTTAGAACTCAAAATAAAGGGGATTATAAGATCGACAATTTCAAGTGGTTCGCATCCGTCCCAAACTATTGTTTTAGATGCATTGAAAAATCCAGACTTTGAGGCAGAAAGAAAGAGTAAGTTTGAAATATTAAAGAAGAGGGCTGTTAGAGTCAAAAGTATTTTAAATAAAGAGGAAAAATTCAATGAGTATTTCACCTATTATCCTTTTAATTCAGGATATTTTATGTGTCTAAAGCTACACAGTACTAACGCAGAGAAACTTCGGTTACTTCTTTTAGACGAGTATGGGATTGGGACGATCGCTATAAGCCATACAGATTTGAGAATTGCCTTCTCATCTGTTGAAGAGTGTCAATTGGAAACTCTGTTTAACCACATCTATGAGGCTGCTAAAAAGATCGAATCAGTTAGATAA
- a CDS encoding sodium:alanine symporter family protein: MGQWLSTNTWFGDLISKSNDFLWTYILIGFLLLLGLYLTVRTNFVQFRMLPEMFKELIKGTDRTAFKERKGTSPFQAFAISTAARVGTGNLAGVALAISVGGPGAIFWMWLVALVGAATGFIESTLAQIYKVKDKDGFRGGPAYYMEKGLGSRKMGLVFSVLIVLCFGLIFNGVQTHTIADAFSGAYDIPVGVVGGVIAVMMAFIIFGGVRRIAVVAEVVVPVFALTYIAIALVIMIMNITEVPAVFALIFNNAFGIEKVVGGGLGAVIMQGVQRGLFSNEAGMGSAPNAAATVYVTHPVKQGLIQSLSVLIDTLIICSATAFIVLLTDVYTVGEMEGIQLTQQALAHHMGDWATMFVTVAIFFFAFSSLLGNYYYGEANIEFISEKPIYLTVFRLAFLAMVVIGATSNLAIIWKMANLFMGLMAVVNLIAVLLLGRIAISALKDFEKQRNSGIDPVFYRNSIKGLKNAESWETKAEEK, translated from the coding sequence TTGGGTCAATGGCTTTCAACAAATACATGGTTTGGAGACTTAATAAGTAAAAGTAATGATTTTCTCTGGACGTATATATTGATTGGTTTTCTTCTTTTATTAGGTCTTTATTTAACGGTAAGAACAAATTTCGTGCAGTTTCGTATGCTGCCAGAGATGTTTAAAGAGTTAATAAAAGGGACAGATCGAACGGCATTTAAGGAAAGAAAGGGAACGTCCCCCTTTCAAGCGTTTGCTATAAGTACTGCCGCACGTGTGGGTACTGGTAACTTAGCCGGGGTAGCTCTTGCCATTTCAGTTGGAGGTCCAGGTGCTATATTTTGGATGTGGTTAGTAGCGTTAGTTGGTGCAGCTACCGGGTTTATTGAAAGTACACTGGCACAAATTTATAAAGTGAAAGATAAAGACGGCTTTAGAGGTGGACCGGCCTACTATATGGAAAAAGGGCTAGGCTCACGAAAGATGGGATTAGTTTTTTCTGTTCTTATCGTCTTATGTTTTGGATTAATTTTCAATGGTGTACAAACACATACAATTGCTGATGCCTTTTCTGGAGCATACGATATTCCAGTAGGTGTTGTGGGGGGTGTTATCGCTGTAATGATGGCCTTCATTATCTTTGGTGGTGTCAGACGGATTGCTGTAGTGGCAGAAGTGGTTGTTCCTGTATTTGCCCTTACATATATTGCTATAGCACTTGTCATTATGATAATGAATATTACGGAAGTTCCAGCAGTATTCGCCCTTATTTTTAACAACGCATTTGGCATTGAAAAAGTAGTTGGTGGCGGACTCGGGGCTGTTATTATGCAAGGGGTGCAGCGTGGTTTATTTTCCAATGAAGCAGGGATGGGAAGTGCCCCGAATGCAGCGGCCACTGTGTATGTAACGCACCCTGTGAAACAAGGCCTCATTCAATCGTTAAGTGTTTTAATTGATACGCTAATTATTTGTAGTGCCACTGCTTTCATTGTATTGTTGACAGACGTTTATACAGTGGGGGAAATGGAAGGGATCCAATTGACTCAGCAAGCATTAGCTCATCATATGGGTGATTGGGCCACCATGTTTGTTACTGTGGCTATCTTTTTCTTTGCATTTAGTTCTTTACTAGGAAACTACTATTATGGTGAAGCAAATATTGAATTTATTTCAGAAAAGCCTATTTACTTAACAGTTTTTCGGTTAGCCTTTCTAGCTATGGTTGTAATAGGAGCTACAAGTAATTTAGCCATCATTTGGAAAATGGCCAATTTATTTATGGGTCTCATGGCTGTGGTGAACTTAATTGCAGTGTTATTATTAGGAAGAATAGCTATAAGTGCGTTAAAAGATTTCGAGAAACAACGTAATTCGGGGATAGACCCAGTATTTTATCGTAATAGTATTAAAGGGCTTAAAAATGCGGAAAGCTGGGAAACAAAAGCAGAGGAAAAATAA
- a CDS encoding PAS domain-containing protein: MAFFDYKETINLLEAIGENIFIVDTELDIVWVNQYATRLITKLNNFLPIDSKEDMIGKNIAMFHAEEAANPKKVLSEGPFPYKKQINLFNRYTANIIINPLYKDDMIKGYVLTWKDVTSYEKKLTDIKEAMDESTILTIVNKKGKIVYVNEKFTKLSKYSKDELIGQDYWVLNADCSEKFYNEIIESITNGDVWKGELKQLDKEGAEFWVNSTIVPFKEEEQPFLYVAIQQDITARKRAEELLNKSEKLSVLGELAAGVAHEIRNPLTTIKGFTQLLSTKDMYKQIMLDEIEHINIIVNEFMMLAKPHAVSYVDVNINNIIRYVMRFLETEAYLKGVNFQFLYGCEPVYIKGDDNQLKQVFLNIFKNAIEAMPDGGNIFINLRRKEDKVRISIKDEGVGLTAEEVKKLGEPFYSLKKQGTGLGLMMTFKIIENHEGYYDISSYKNKGTTFYLTFPIHR; the protein is encoded by the coding sequence ATGGCTTTTTTTGACTATAAGGAGACGATAAATCTGTTAGAAGCTATTGGTGAAAACATATTTATCGTAGATACAGAGCTAGATATCGTGTGGGTTAATCAATACGCGACACGATTGATCACTAAATTGAACAATTTTCTTCCAATAGATTCAAAGGAAGATATGATTGGAAAAAATATTGCCATGTTTCATGCTGAAGAAGCGGCGAATCCCAAAAAGGTATTAAGTGAAGGACCATTCCCTTATAAAAAACAAATTAATTTATTCAACCGTTATACAGCTAACATTATTATTAATCCATTGTATAAAGATGATATGATAAAAGGCTACGTCTTAACGTGGAAAGACGTCACGTCATATGAAAAGAAGTTAACGGATATTAAAGAAGCGATGGATGAATCGACTATTTTAACTATCGTTAATAAAAAGGGTAAAATTGTTTATGTTAATGAAAAATTCACCAAGCTATCAAAGTATAGTAAAGATGAATTAATTGGGCAAGATTACTGGGTGCTCAATGCAGATTGTTCAGAAAAATTTTACAACGAAATTATTGAATCTATTACGAATGGTGACGTTTGGAAAGGCGAACTAAAGCAATTAGATAAAGAAGGAGCAGAATTTTGGGTTAACTCTACTATCGTTCCTTTTAAGGAGGAAGAGCAGCCATTTCTCTATGTAGCTATTCAGCAAGATATTACAGCCCGAAAAAGAGCAGAAGAGTTGCTAAATAAATCTGAAAAGCTCTCTGTTTTAGGTGAATTAGCAGCCGGGGTTGCTCATGAAATTCGTAATCCTCTTACGACCATTAAAGGATTCACGCAACTCCTTTCCACGAAAGATATGTATAAACAAATTATGTTAGATGAAATAGAACATATTAATATCATTGTAAATGAATTTATGATGCTTGCTAAACCTCATGCTGTAAGTTACGTTGATGTAAATATTAATAATATTATTCGTTATGTTATGCGTTTTTTAGAAACAGAAGCCTATTTAAAAGGGGTCAATTTTCAATTCCTTTATGGCTGTGAGCCTGTTTATATAAAGGGCGATGATAATCAACTCAAACAAGTATTTTTGAACATCTTTAAAAATGCTATTGAAGCGATGCCTGACGGAGGAAATATTTTCATCAATCTTCGGAGAAAAGAGGATAAAGTTAGGATTTCTATTAAGGATGAAGGGGTAGGGTTGACGGCAGAGGAAGTGAAAAAGCTTGGAGAGCCTTTTTATTCCCTAAAAAAACAAGGGACAGGGCTTGGCTTAATGATGACGTTTAAGATTATAGAAAATCATGAAGGTTACTATGATATCTCTAGTTATAAAAATAAAGGAACGACGTTTTATTTAACCTTTCCAATTCATCGGTAA
- a CDS encoding PLP-dependent aspartate aminotransferase family protein produces the protein MRFQTKNVHFPDKLEAHEVSKTKPIYQTTAFAFQDLEDMESFYEGNKSYFYTRMGNPNTDDLAKGVTDLEGAEMGVTSASGLSAILAGVLAVAKSGDHIVATEDLYGGTYQLFCHELREFGIEVSFVDCSNREAIEEAIKGNTVLLYTESITNPLLRVEDLEGIVKIAAVHNLKTMVDNTFATPYLIRPHEVGADIVVHSATKYIAGHSDVSAGVLTGSRELMGKAKSKISTLGSNLGPFDGWLGTRGLKTLSLRMERQCANAQKLADALKGLSAVNKVFYPQAAAPNGNGAIVTIDLTDDQDVFAFSKKLQWVKIVPTLAGVETSISYPVGTSHRPLPKDMREKLGVTDRMIRISVGIEDAEDIIDVFKNALV, from the coding sequence GTGCGATTTCAAACAAAAAATGTTCATTTTCCTGACAAACTGGAAGCACATGAAGTCAGTAAGACGAAGCCAATCTATCAAACGACAGCATTTGCTTTTCAAGACTTAGAAGACATGGAGAGCTTCTATGAAGGTAATAAATCTTATTTTTATACAAGAATGGGAAACCCAAACACTGATGATTTAGCAAAAGGGGTAACTGATCTTGAAGGAGCAGAAATGGGCGTTACGTCGGCATCAGGCTTATCAGCTATTTTGGCGGGTGTTTTAGCAGTTGCTAAATCAGGCGATCATATTGTTGCAACTGAGGACTTATATGGTGGAACTTATCAGCTCTTTTGTCATGAATTGAGAGAGTTTGGAATAGAAGTTAGCTTTGTAGATTGTTCTAATCGTGAAGCCATTGAAGAGGCGATCAAAGGAAACACCGTTCTGTTATATACAGAATCGATTACAAATCCCCTTTTACGTGTAGAAGATTTAGAAGGTATTGTTAAAATAGCCGCTGTTCATAATCTCAAAACGATGGTAGATAATACGTTTGCCACACCCTACTTAATTCGCCCTCACGAAGTTGGAGCAGATATAGTCGTGCATAGTGCCACTAAATATATCGCAGGCCATAGTGATGTATCAGCAGGCGTGCTCACTGGATCTAGGGAATTGATGGGCAAAGCGAAAAGTAAGATATCGACGTTGGGAAGTAATTTAGGTCCTTTTGACGGTTGGTTAGGAACACGGGGGTTAAAGACGTTAAGTTTGAGAATGGAACGTCAATGTGCCAATGCTCAAAAATTAGCTGATGCTTTAAAAGGATTATCAGCTGTTAATAAAGTGTTTTATCCACAAGCGGCAGCACCTAACGGCAACGGAGCTATCGTTACCATTGATTTGACAGATGATCAAGACGTTTTTGCATTCTCGAAAAAATTACAATGGGTAAAAATTGTGCCAACGTTAGCAGGTGTGGAAACGTCTATTTCGTACCCTGTCGGAACGTCACATCGTCCCCTTCCTAAAGATATGAGAGAGAAGCTCGGTGTGACAGATAGAATGATTCGGATTTCAGTTGGAATAGAAGATGCAGAGGATATTATAGACGTTTTTAAAAATGCTTTAGTTTAA
- the thiL gene encoding thiamine-phosphate kinase gives MADEFEWIRSIAPARHFNDNVQVGIGDDAAIVANDSNRETILTVDTMVEDIHFKRRTMPLHAIGHKALAANLSDIAAMGGVPRYYLVSIAVPKHGWSQDEITEIYRGLHELADTWHVDLIGGDTVSTSQKLVLTVTVIGTIESGRRLLRANAKEGDVVFMTGPAGMAAYGLAELSDKGLKANEDATISPFIQAHQYPVPKIEAGRLLAESRMRIALNDISDGLAHEAKEIAEASGVNITIDWDKLPLSKQMTVHPLEKQMDWVLYGGEDFQLIGTVSQENSGQLANIFKTNGLSFYLIGDVIKGEGQVYIHHNGQNQPAQKAGYHHF, from the coding sequence ATGGCAGATGAGTTTGAGTGGATCAGGTCAATAGCGCCGGCTAGGCATTTTAATGATAATGTTCAAGTAGGAATTGGTGATGATGCAGCAATCGTTGCCAATGATAGTAACCGTGAGACAATTCTCACTGTTGATACGATGGTGGAAGACATTCATTTTAAAAGGAGGACGATGCCGTTACATGCCATTGGACATAAAGCTTTAGCAGCTAATTTAAGTGATATAGCAGCTATGGGGGGAGTACCTCGCTATTACCTTGTTTCCATTGCTGTTCCTAAACATGGCTGGTCACAGGATGAAATAACGGAAATTTATCGTGGGCTCCATGAATTGGCTGACACATGGCATGTTGATTTAATCGGTGGCGATACGGTGTCAACCTCTCAGAAGCTTGTCTTAACAGTGACTGTTATCGGGACGATTGAAAGTGGGCGACGATTACTAAGAGCGAATGCTAAAGAAGGTGATGTGGTATTTATGACAGGGCCTGCTGGCATGGCAGCATACGGATTAGCTGAGCTTTCTGATAAAGGGTTAAAAGCGAATGAGGATGCAACTATTTCACCTTTCATACAAGCCCATCAATATCCCGTACCGAAAATAGAAGCAGGACGGTTGCTTGCAGAATCAAGGATGCGTATAGCATTAAATGATATAAGTGATGGCTTAGCACACGAAGCGAAAGAAATTGCTGAAGCTAGTGGTGTAAACATCACCATCGATTGGGACAAGCTTCCTCTTAGTAAACAGATGACTGTACACCCGTTAGAAAAACAAATGGACTGGGTTTTATACGGCGGCGAAGACTTTCAGTTAATCGGTACTGTTTCACAAGAGAACAGTGGGCAACTGGCGAATATATTTAAAACTAACGGTTTGTCTTTTTACCTAATAGGGGATGTCATAAAAGGTGAAGGTCAGGTCTATATCCATCACAATGGACAAAACCAACCTGCCCAAAAAGCAGGCTACCACCATTTTTAA
- the tsaE gene encoding tRNA (adenosine(37)-N6)-threonylcarbamoyltransferase complex ATPase subunit type 1 TsaE, protein MNQEWTMITRSPEETAKLAERIGALLNENDVMTLEGDLGAGKTTFTKAVAAALGVTRNVTSPTFTIMKEYKGRLPFYHIDAYRIEDQLEDFGLEDYFEGGGVTVVEWASMIEDQLPPDRLEIRISYLGNTERRFYIKAHGARYITIGKELFNK, encoded by the coding sequence ATGAATCAGGAATGGACAATGATAACGAGGTCACCAGAGGAGACAGCTAAGTTAGCTGAACGGATCGGGGCTCTGCTAAATGAGAATGATGTCATGACACTAGAAGGTGATTTAGGTGCTGGTAAAACGACCTTCACAAAAGCGGTGGCAGCGGCCCTTGGTGTCACACGCAATGTGACCAGTCCCACGTTTACAATTATGAAAGAGTACAAAGGAAGACTACCCTTTTATCATATAGATGCTTATCGTATTGAAGATCAACTAGAAGACTTCGGGCTGGAAGACTATTTTGAAGGCGGTGGCGTCACTGTTGTAGAATGGGCTTCTATGATAGAAGATCAACTCCCGCCAGATCGGTTAGAAATTCGAATCTCTTATTTAGGTAATACTGAGCGCCGTTTTTACATAAAAGCTCATGGTGCACGGTACATCACAATAGGAAAGGAGCTGTTTAATAAATGA
- the tsaB gene encoding tRNA (adenosine(37)-N6)-threonylcarbamoyltransferase complex dimerization subunit type 1 TsaB produces the protein MNVLAIDTATYVMGVALMRDGEPLGEIISHQKKNHSIRLMPAIQTLFKETDMVPEDLDRIVVSQGPGSYTGVRIGVTTAKTMAWALKIPIVGVSSMAMLASNGRYFNGVMSPFFDARRGQVFTGLYKNQGDSLEEIEADRITMHHDWLHFIKERGESILFLSPDLDKHAADIRHILGEQAVFANPIHCLPRPFELALAGMTLPVEENTHAFSPRYHRLAEAEAKWLEANKEK, from the coding sequence ATGAATGTGTTAGCGATTGATACAGCCACTTATGTGATGGGAGTCGCCTTGATGAGAGACGGTGAACCTCTAGGAGAAATCATTTCTCATCAGAAAAAAAATCATTCAATAAGGCTTATGCCAGCCATTCAGACCCTATTTAAAGAAACGGATATGGTTCCGGAAGACTTAGACAGAATCGTGGTCTCCCAAGGGCCAGGTTCATATACAGGAGTTCGAATAGGGGTGACAACAGCTAAAACGATGGCATGGGCTCTCAAAATCCCGATAGTCGGTGTCTCAAGTATGGCGATGCTTGCCAGTAACGGACGGTATTTTAATGGGGTTATGTCACCATTTTTCGATGCTAGAAGAGGGCAAGTTTTTACTGGGTTGTATAAAAATCAAGGGGATTCACTTGAAGAAATAGAAGCAGACCGGATCACGATGCATCATGATTGGCTTCACTTCATAAAAGAACGAGGCGAGTCAATTCTTTTTCTAAGCCCAGATCTAGACAAGCATGCCGCTGATATTCGTCATATTTTAGGTGAACAAGCTGTGTTTGCCAATCCAATACACTGTCTCCCACGACCATTTGAGTTAGCGTTAGCAGGTATGACCTTACCTGTAGAGGAAAATACCCATGCTTTCTCCCCTCGCTATCATAGGTTAG